The following proteins are co-located in the Methanobacterium aggregans genome:
- the nrdD gene encoding anaerobic ribonucleoside-triphosphate reductase codes for MKDSRVIAALPTKAQTCVIKNNGIFERFSHEKIVRSCLMVGAPLWASEKIASYVAKTAYDGISTAEIKILVFDNLKRVNEEVADKYLATNTLRVRTSRDTIEPFDQKKIEKTLIVETEASGELARKIATQVWKELKKLDVEYLTAPMIREIVNTKLVENGLESLRKKYTRLGIPVYNITNLIKNGSRDNANMIHNPETVHKYVADEALKQYALLSLPNELADAHMSGDIHIHDLEFFAGRPLNCLQHDIRTFIRYGLRVDGTGDHTSVAGPPKHIGTLMNHTGEIMLAAQQNMSGGQSMSLWNVFVAPFAAGLSYDEIKQAVQMLIYNLNMAYAARGSQVPFTSMNLEFTVPDFLKNETAYGPGGKVVGVYGDFENETRALGRAFTEELLKGDSDGKPHLFPNTIYALRDKVLKGEFEEDLHLVHELSAKYGTAYFANMLPDYRGDMANYMGCRTQLNDNWTGDWDKDCLRTGNLAYVTLNLPRIAYNSGDDDDVFEYLDSYMGLAEQVLMLRRRQSLHCLDDYNLLPFLTQDVDGERYYRVENSTMSFGFVGLNEMLLEHCGNGIEDEDARNFGLDVIKYINKRADELKNETGLRWSVLQTPAESTAYRFAMLDKEKFGDKAITQGDTGAYYYTNSSHVPVNADVLLPEKIRIEEKFHPLTLGGHIFHAFMGESYADPDSLMSLTNKMAKNSDIGFWAYSSAMSFCMKCKSLMKGLQDQCGTCGEQKEVEWYDRITGYVQQVGRSKSASGGWNPGKMQELRDRKRF; via the coding sequence ATGAAGGATTCACGTGTTATTGCAGCACTTCCTACCAAGGCGCAAACATGTGTAATAAAAAACAACGGAATATTCGAAAGGTTCAGCCACGAGAAAATAGTTAGATCATGTCTCATGGTGGGTGCTCCCCTTTGGGCTTCTGAAAAAATTGCCTCATACGTTGCAAAAACAGCATACGATGGCATATCCACTGCAGAGATAAAGATACTGGTCTTCGACAATTTGAAGAGGGTAAATGAGGAGGTTGCAGATAAATATCTTGCAACGAACACTCTGCGTGTCAGGACATCCAGGGATACAATAGAACCCTTCGATCAAAAGAAGATAGAGAAAACTCTGATTGTGGAGACGGAGGCTTCAGGTGAACTGGCCAGAAAAATAGCCACACAAGTATGGAAAGAGCTTAAAAAACTGGATGTAGAATATTTAACCGCACCGATGATAAGGGAAATAGTGAACACAAAGCTCGTGGAAAACGGCCTTGAATCGCTACGTAAAAAATACACAAGACTTGGTATACCTGTTTACAACATCACAAACCTCATAAAGAACGGTTCCAGGGACAACGCAAACATGATACACAACCCTGAAACAGTTCACAAGTACGTTGCAGACGAAGCCCTCAAACAGTACGCACTTCTAAGTCTTCCAAACGAACTTGCAGATGCACACATGAGCGGGGACATACACATACACGACCTGGAGTTCTTCGCAGGAAGACCATTAAACTGTCTTCAGCACGATATTAGAACCTTCATAAGGTACGGATTAAGGGTTGACGGTACAGGAGACCACACCTCAGTTGCAGGACCTCCAAAACATATAGGAACCCTCATGAACCATACAGGGGAAATAATGCTGGCTGCACAGCAGAACATGAGTGGAGGTCAGTCAATGAGCCTGTGGAATGTCTTCGTGGCACCATTCGCCGCAGGACTTTCATACGATGAGATTAAACAGGCAGTTCAGATGCTCATCTACAACCTCAACATGGCCTACGCTGCAAGGGGCAGTCAGGTACCATTCACATCCATGAACCTGGAATTCACAGTTCCTGATTTCCTTAAAAATGAAACAGCCTACGGACCAGGGGGTAAGGTTGTAGGGGTTTACGGTGATTTTGAGAATGAAACAAGGGCACTTGGAAGGGCATTTACAGAGGAACTTCTAAAGGGAGATTCAGATGGAAAACCACATCTCTTCCCAAACACCATCTACGCCCTCAGGGACAAGGTTCTTAAGGGAGAATTTGAGGAAGACCTGCACCTCGTGCACGAACTCTCAGCCAAGTACGGAACAGCCTACTTCGCGAACATGCTCCCTGACTACAGGGGAGACATGGCCAACTACATGGGATGCAGAACCCAGCTGAACGATAACTGGACAGGAGACTGGGACAAGGACTGCCTGAGAACAGGAAACCTTGCATACGTCACACTGAACCTTCCAAGGATAGCCTACAACTCAGGGGATGATGATGACGTCTTTGAATACCTAGATTCTTATATGGGCCTTGCAGAACAGGTTTTAATGCTCAGGAGAAGACAGTCACTCCACTGCCTTGATGACTACAACCTTCTACCATTCTTGACCCAGGATGTGGATGGTGAAAGGTACTACAGGGTGGAGAATTCAACCATGTCCTTTGGATTTGTAGGACTCAACGAAATGCTCCTTGAACACTGCGGTAATGGAATAGAGGATGAAGATGCCAGAAACTTCGGATTGGACGTTATAAAATACATCAACAAACGTGCAGATGAACTTAAAAACGAAACAGGACTCAGATGGAGTGTTCTCCAGACACCTGCAGAGTCCACTGCCTACAGATTCGCAATGCTCGACAAGGAAAAATTCGGGGATAAAGCAATCACACAGGGAGATACGGGTGCATACTACTACACCAACTCATCCCACGTACCTGTGAATGCAGATGTCTTGCTTCCTGAGAAAATAAGGATTGAAGAGAAATTCCACCCACTAACGCTGGGAGGACACATATTCCACGCATTCATGGGAGAATCCTACGCAGACCCAGACTCACTCATGAGCCTCACCAACAAAATGGCTAAAAACTCCGACATAGGATTCTGGGCCTACAGCTCAGCAATGAGCTTCTGCATGAAATGCAAAAGCCTAATGAAAGGCCTTCAGGACCAGTGCGGAACCTGTGGGGAACAGAAAGAAGTTGAATGGTACGACAGAATAACCGGCTACGTTCAGCAGGTTGGAAGGTCCAAATCAGCTTCAGGCGGATGGAACCCTGGAAAGATGCAGGAATTAAGGGATAGGAAACGTTTCTGA
- a CDS encoding UGSC family (seleno)protein, which produces MKVKITERDVLNPLAETEIDDVPLNPIPDSLSKISLFDNTKPGASVILSTIQENLEGFDFISADKPAGATASPDQMKKAADADLCILALGDCGSCTTWVVLDAVKLEKRSMPTICICSTEFSTYAGELASSHGAADLRIMEIQHPIAGQSNALIQKKALKILPELKKIIAGR; this is translated from the coding sequence ATGAAGGTTAAAATCACTGAAAGGGATGTTTTAAATCCCCTTGCTGAAACTGAGATTGACGATGTTCCACTGAACCCTATTCCAGATTCTTTAAGTAAAATATCACTTTTTGACAACACCAAACCCGGTGCAAGTGTTATATTAAGCACAATTCAGGAGAATCTGGAAGGTTTTGATTTTATCAGTGCAGATAAACCTGCAGGTGCAACTGCAAGCCCAGATCAGATGAAAAAGGCTGCTGATGCAGATCTGTGCATTCTTGCCCTGGGAGACTGTGGTTCCTGCACCACATGGGTGGTTCTGGATGCTGTGAAACTTGAGAAACGCAGCATGCCCACCATCTGCATATGTTCCACGGAGTTCAGCACCTACGCAGGGGAACTTGCCAGTTCCCACGGTGCAGCGGACCTTAGGATAATGGAGATTCAGCACCCCATTGCAGGGCAGTCTAATGCCCTGATTCAAAAAAAGGCCCTTAAAATCCTCCCAGAATTGAAGAAGATCATTGCAGGTAGGTGA
- the lysS gene encoding lysine--tRNA ligase produces the protein MKHWIERIAEELNERDVKEHVIASGTSISGSIHIGNSCDVFIANAVGNALRNLGASARTIWIADDHDPLRKVPHPLPESYEKYLGMPYSKIPCPEGCCSNFVEHFEKPFLETLDEFKIELEVKSGEQMYKDGVYDDYIRTSLEKAPEIREIFNRFREHPLGDDWLPYNPICEECGRVNTTYAYSYDGDMVSYRCQCGHEGSMDIKKGEGKLTWRVEWAARWKIFGTTCEPFGKDHAASGGSYDVSTIISEEIFNYPAPYPVPYEWITLKGEAMSKSHGVFFTPGQWLEIGAPETLNYFIFRSKPMKHKDFSPEMPFLDFIEQYDRVERIFYGEEEATSEKEGEKSKKVYEASQISVKDKMPFQPSYRFLTVAYQIVGDDTEKVFNILRRNSQLPKDMENLEFAQIDAEDVERLEKRIGHVKNWLNTYAPGFVKFQVMEKLPRVEISDVQKEFLSKLADVLEAGEYTSEEFQDQMYLILNDLEMKPQKAFQAIYKVMTGRKQGPRAASFVLSLDKDMVLKRFRLEE, from the coding sequence TTGAAACACTGGATCGAAAGGATCGCAGAAGAGTTAAATGAAAGGGATGTCAAGGAGCATGTTATTGCAAGCGGGACATCCATATCAGGATCTATACATATAGGAAATTCATGTGACGTTTTTATAGCAAATGCTGTTGGTAATGCCCTCAGAAATCTTGGTGCATCTGCAAGGACCATCTGGATCGCAGACGACCACGACCCCCTCAGGAAGGTGCCCCATCCACTTCCAGAGTCCTACGAGAAGTACCTGGGAATGCCCTACTCCAAGATACCATGTCCAGAGGGCTGCTGTTCCAACTTCGTTGAGCACTTTGAGAAACCATTCCTTGAAACCCTGGACGAGTTTAAAATAGAACTTGAGGTTAAATCCGGGGAGCAGATGTACAAAGACGGAGTTTACGATGATTACATACGTACCTCCCTTGAAAAGGCCCCTGAAATAAGGGAAATATTCAACAGGTTCCGTGAACACCCACTTGGCGATGACTGGCTTCCATACAACCCAATATGTGAGGAGTGCGGACGTGTGAACACCACCTACGCCTACTCCTATGATGGAGACATGGTTTCCTACAGGTGCCAGTGCGGACACGAGGGAAGCATGGACATCAAAAAAGGGGAGGGGAAACTCACCTGGCGTGTTGAATGGGCTGCAAGGTGGAAGATCTTCGGTACAACCTGCGAACCCTTCGGAAAGGACCATGCAGCAAGCGGAGGATCCTACGATGTGAGTACAATTATATCAGAGGAGATATTCAACTACCCTGCACCCTACCCTGTTCCATACGAATGGATAACCCTCAAAGGAGAGGCCATGTCCAAGTCCCACGGAGTTTTCTTCACACCAGGCCAGTGGCTTGAAATAGGTGCACCTGAAACCCTGAACTACTTCATATTCAGAAGCAAACCAATGAAACACAAAGATTTCAGCCCTGAAATGCCATTTTTAGATTTCATAGAACAGTACGACCGTGTTGAACGTATATTCTACGGTGAGGAGGAGGCAACCTCTGAGAAGGAGGGTGAAAAATCCAAGAAGGTTTACGAGGCATCCCAAATATCTGTTAAGGATAAAATGCCATTCCAGCCTTCATACAGGTTCCTGACCGTGGCCTACCAAATAGTGGGAGATGATACTGAGAAGGTATTCAACATACTCAGGAGGAACTCCCAGCTGCCAAAAGACATGGAGAACCTGGAATTTGCCCAGATTGATGCTGAGGATGTTGAAAGGCTCGAGAAAAGGATTGGACACGTTAAAAACTGGCTTAACACCTATGCACCAGGATTTGTGAAGTTCCAGGTTATGGAGAAACTTCCAAGGGTTGAGATCAGCGATGTTCAGAAGGAATTCCTTTCGAAGCTTGCAGATGTCCTTGAAGCTGGGGAGTACACTTCTGAGGAGTTCCAGGACCAGATGTATTTAATACTGAACGATCTGGAGATGAAACCTCAAAAGGCATTCCAGGCCATTTACAAGGTAATGACCGGGAGAAAACAGGGCCCAAGAGCTGCATCATTTGTTCTGTCCCTTGATAAGGACATGGTGCTTAAGAGGTTCAGGCTGGAGGAATAA
- a CDS encoding carbohydrate kinase family protein codes for MSNKKDLLAVGHTALDYIIQVGEFPQPNSSTAINRMRTFHGGAAANVAVVASTLGLKSSLVSAVGNEFPGSDYEKKLKDLGIDTANMILIEEEKTPTAFVMTDSSNNQISYFYWGAAAHFQDSEVPYNAIDHVEAVHLATGDPGFNRRSGEAAHEAGKMISFDPGQDLHMYSKEELKEVLKISNILFGNHYEIERIMKTTQMDMDDLRNFGPDIVVKTCGKSGSTIYADEEVMVDSVPREAVDPTGAGDSYRAGFMKAYLKGEDLETCGKFASAVASFIVEAEGCQTNVPNREMVLERMHERWD; via the coding sequence TTGAGCAATAAAAAAGATTTACTAGCGGTTGGACACACAGCACTGGACTACATAATACAGGTTGGAGAATTCCCACAACCAAACTCCTCAACAGCAATAAACAGGATGCGCACATTCCATGGAGGTGCTGCAGCAAATGTAGCAGTTGTTGCATCCACACTTGGACTTAAATCTTCCCTTGTATCTGCGGTTGGGAATGAATTTCCTGGATCTGACTATGAGAAGAAGCTCAAAGACCTTGGAATAGACACCGCAAACATGATACTCATTGAAGAAGAGAAAACACCCACTGCATTTGTGATGACAGATTCCTCCAACAACCAGATAAGCTACTTCTACTGGGGTGCAGCAGCACACTTCCAGGACTCAGAAGTTCCATACAATGCCATTGACCACGTGGAAGCTGTTCATCTGGCAACTGGAGACCCGGGTTTTAACAGAAGATCTGGAGAGGCAGCCCATGAAGCTGGAAAGATGATATCCTTTGATCCAGGTCAGGACCTTCACATGTACTCCAAGGAGGAGTTAAAAGAGGTTTTAAAGATATCAAACATACTCTTCGGTAACCACTACGAGATAGAAAGGATAATGAAGACCACCCAAATGGACATGGATGATCTGAGGAACTTCGGTCCGGACATAGTGGTTAAAACCTGTGGAAAAAGTGGCAGCACCATCTACGCAGATGAGGAAGTGATGGTGGATTCAGTTCCAAGGGAAGCTGTTGACCCAACAGGTGCAGGTGATTCCTACAGGGCCGGTTTCATGAAGGCCTATTTGAAGGGTGAAGACCTGGAAACCTGTGGTAAATTTGCTTCAGCAGTTGCATCCTTTATTGTTGAAGCTGAAGGATGTCAGACAAATGTTCCTAACCGTGAAATGGTGCTGGAACGCATGCATGAGAGATGGGATTGA
- a CDS encoding head GIN domain-containing protein yields the protein MKKMGLGILGLIILVVMASGCVGTGSGKVVNQTRDVSGFNQISTNGDINLFIKQGTNESLVIEAENNVIPNIKTAVSNSRLTIDQGLGQTTVMPTKPVNVYVTVKDLSSVDSSGSGSVQTDKLNVNSLTLTISGSGNDTINGLTANTLKVVISGSGSVTAAGKANSQDVTISGSGEYNGSNLTSNTASVNINGSGKAIVYALQQLNIMISGSGEVNYLGNPKLTQQISGSGKVTSI from the coding sequence ATGAAAAAGATGGGCCTGGGAATTTTGGGATTGATCATTCTTGTTGTCATGGCATCTGGATGCGTTGGCACAGGATCAGGAAAGGTTGTGAATCAGACCAGGGATGTTTCTGGTTTCAACCAGATAAGCACGAATGGAGATATAAACCTTTTCATAAAGCAGGGAACCAATGAATCCCTAGTTATAGAGGCTGAAAACAATGTTATACCCAACATAAAAACCGCTGTGTCCAACAGCAGACTGACCATAGATCAGGGACTTGGACAGACAACTGTGATGCCAACAAAACCCGTGAATGTTTACGTAACAGTTAAAGACCTGAGCAGCGTGGATTCATCAGGTTCAGGATCCGTGCAGACAGATAAACTCAACGTGAACAGTTTAACCCTGACTATAAGCGGTTCAGGTAACGATACCATAAACGGACTGACTGCAAACACACTCAAAGTGGTGATATCAGGTTCTGGAAGTGTTACAGCAGCAGGCAAAGCTAACAGTCAGGATGTGACCATCTCAGGGTCAGGAGAGTACAATGGATCCAACCTCACAAGCAACACAGCATCTGTTAACATCAATGGATCAGGAAAAGCAATTGTTTACGCCCTGCAGCAGCTGAACATTATGATAAGCGGTTCCGGAGAGGTAAACTACCTTGGAAATCCTAAGCTGACCCAGCAGATATCTGGAAGCGGTAAGGTGACGAGTATATAA
- a CDS encoding nucleoside deaminase: protein MPNHQTFLQEALKEAKKSLKEGGIPIGAVLVEDGKIISRGHNQLIQHGSTVLHGEMDCIENAGRLKGADYRRCTLYTTLSPCEMCSGMIILYKIPMVVIGENETLKGPESLLRENGVEVLNLNLPECRKLMEDYIENNSKLWDEEMERVGY, encoded by the coding sequence ATGCCAAACCACCAAACCTTCCTGCAGGAAGCCCTGAAAGAAGCCAAAAAAAGCCTGAAAGAGGGTGGAATCCCCATAGGTGCAGTTCTCGTTGAAGATGGAAAGATCATCTCCAGGGGCCACAACCAGCTCATTCAGCACGGTTCCACAGTTCTCCACGGTGAAATGGACTGCATCGAGAATGCAGGCAGACTCAAAGGTGCAGATTACCGTAGATGCACACTCTACACAACCCTTTCGCCCTGTGAGATGTGTTCTGGCATGATAATCCTCTACAAAATCCCAATGGTTGTGATTGGAGAGAACGAAACTCTCAAAGGTCCCGAATCCCTTCTGAGGGAGAATGGTGTTGAGGTTTTGAACCTGAACCTTCCAGAGTGCAGGAAGCTCATGGAGGATTACATAGAAAACAATTCCAAGCTCTGGGATGAAGAGATGGAGAGGGTGGGGTACTGA
- the thiC gene encoding phosphomethylpyrimidine synthase, translating into MTQMDDAKKGIITEEMKAVAKLENVDEEFIRKSVAAGTIAIPNNVNRNARPVGIGAGLRTKVNATIGTSTDINDVDMEIEKAKIAMENKADTLMELSIGGDLDEIRRTILGVTDLPFGSVPVYQAATEAINKEGSAIYMDEDAMFKAIETQAKDGVDFMAIHCSVNKETLRRLKRQGREGGLVSRGGAFISAWMVHNEIENPLYKNYDKVIEIAKEYDFCISLANGMRAGAIADSTDRAQIQELIILGELIDRAREAGVQTIVEGPGHIPLNEIPTNVMVQKKLCRGAPFYMLGPIVTDIAPAYDHIVSSIGAAQSAAAGADFICYVTPAEHLALPGPQDVKDGVIATRIGAYVGDMAKGIHNGELDLKMANARKKLDWEGQYAAAICPADARKIREAKPPEDPDTCTMCGNYCSIKIVNEWLDDASQDVFD; encoded by the coding sequence ATGACACAGATGGACGATGCAAAAAAGGGCATTATAACAGAAGAAATGAAAGCAGTTGCAAAGCTGGAAAACGTTGATGAAGAGTTTATCAGAAAATCAGTTGCAGCAGGAACAATCGCGATTCCAAACAACGTCAACAGGAATGCTAGGCCTGTTGGTATTGGAGCAGGTTTAAGAACCAAGGTCAACGCAACCATTGGAACATCAACCGACATAAACGATGTTGACATGGAAATTGAAAAGGCAAAAATCGCAATGGAAAACAAAGCAGACACCCTCATGGAACTCAGTATTGGAGGAGATCTGGACGAAATACGAAGGACTATCCTCGGTGTTACAGACCTTCCATTTGGAAGTGTACCAGTGTACCAGGCAGCAACTGAAGCCATAAACAAAGAGGGTTCTGCAATCTACATGGATGAAGATGCCATGTTCAAGGCCATTGAAACCCAGGCAAAAGATGGTGTGGACTTCATGGCAATTCACTGCTCTGTGAACAAGGAAACCCTAAGAAGACTCAAAAGACAGGGCCGTGAAGGTGGACTTGTGAGCAGGGGTGGAGCATTCATATCAGCATGGATGGTTCACAACGAAATTGAAAACCCCCTCTACAAGAACTACGACAAGGTCATTGAAATAGCCAAGGAATACGACTTCTGTATAAGCCTTGCAAACGGTATGAGGGCAGGAGCAATAGCAGATTCAACAGACAGGGCTCAGATACAGGAGTTAATCATACTCGGTGAACTCATTGACAGGGCAAGGGAAGCAGGAGTTCAGACCATTGTTGAAGGACCAGGACACATACCACTCAATGAGATACCAACCAACGTAATGGTTCAGAAGAAGCTCTGCCGTGGAGCACCTTTCTACATGCTCGGACCAATCGTAACAGACATAGCACCAGCATACGACCACATAGTCTCATCAATAGGTGCAGCACAGTCTGCAGCAGCTGGAGCAGACTTCATATGTTATGTTACACCTGCAGAGCACCTGGCACTTCCAGGACCTCAGGATGTTAAGGATGGAGTTATAGCAACCAGGATCGGTGCATACGTTGGTGACATGGCCAAAGGAATTCACAACGGAGAATTAGACCTTAAAATGGCTAACGCACGTAAAAAACTCGACTGGGAAGGTCAGTACGCAGCAGCAATCTGCCCTGCAGATGCAAGGAAGATCAGGGAGGCAAAACCTCCAGAAGACCCTGACACCTGCACAATGTGCGGAAACTACTGTTCAATTAAAATAGTGAATGAATGGCTGGATGATGCAAGTCAGGACGTATTTGACTGA
- a CDS encoding chitobiase/beta-hexosaminidase C-terminal domain-containing protein: MQKNMICLALLCATVVMFSGAVAAADMPSANFTSNVTSGTAPLSVQFNDTSNNTPTSWNWDFGDGNTSTEQNPRHTYTKTGKYTVKLTSANVNGNNTVTKTNYISVLNTIGVGVNVPGGWYNRNQTIVLNATDANGTKIYYTTNGSVPTTSSTLYTGPITIGNTTTLKYMAVDAANSTSQVYTQVYTIDIVAPVVNAVPKSGSYVSPLRVVFYANEWAVVYYTLDGTDPTTRGILYNGSLVLGTSKTLKYVGVDFAGNVASVVTENYKIYKAMKYRSTVKVRYKGWYKSYYYKTYKHWYRSHGKLKCSVTRKLAYKWKYGWTYKYVTKTGTKYVLT; the protein is encoded by the coding sequence ATGCAGAAAAATATGATTTGTTTGGCACTTCTATGTGCTACTGTGGTCATGTTCAGTGGGGCTGTTGCAGCGGCCGATATGCCGTCTGCCAACTTCACGAGCAACGTGACCAGTGGGACGGCACCTTTGAGTGTGCAGTTCAACGACACATCCAACAACACACCAACCAGTTGGAACTGGGACTTCGGTGATGGGAACACCAGCACTGAGCAGAACCCAAGACACACCTACACAAAAACAGGAAAATACACTGTCAAATTGACATCAGCCAATGTAAACGGTAACAACACAGTAACCAAGACCAATTACATCAGTGTTTTGAATACTATTGGTGTTGGAGTTAACGTTCCTGGTGGATGGTACAACCGTAATCAGACCATTGTTCTGAATGCGACTGATGCTAACGGCACCAAAATTTACTACACAACCAATGGTTCAGTTCCTACAACCAGCAGTACACTGTACACGGGCCCAATTACGATCGGTAACACTACCACACTTAAGTATATGGCTGTGGATGCTGCAAACAGTACCAGTCAGGTTTACACTCAGGTGTATACCATTGATATTGTGGCTCCTGTAGTAAATGCTGTTCCTAAGAGTGGATCCTATGTTTCTCCACTGAGAGTGGTTTTCTATGCCAATGAGTGGGCCGTTGTTTACTACACACTGGATGGTACGGATCCAACAACCAGGGGTATCCTGTACAATGGTTCTCTTGTTCTCGGAACTTCTAAGACTTTGAAGTACGTTGGTGTTGATTTTGCAGGGAATGTTGCTTCTGTTGTAACAGAGAACTACAAGATTTACAAGGCAATGAAGTACCGCAGCACAGTTAAGGTACGCTACAAGGGATGGTACAAATCTTACTACTACAAGACCTACAAGCACTGGTACAGATCTCATGGTAAGTTGAAGTGCTCAGTAACACGTAAGTTAGCTTACAAGTGGAAGTACGGCTGGACGTACAAGTACGTGACAAAAACAGGAACCAAATATGTGTTAACCTAA
- a CDS encoding DUF11 domain-containing protein, protein MRKQIKPKAQVMFILLTIFAIMVSISSVSAASTVYVNATGGNDSNIGTIDHPYQTIAQGISSVDENGTVHIADGTYSGTGNTNITINKNMNINGQSQTGTIINGTDTNWIFHINSGVTATITNLTLTQGNATSYGGAIYNYGTLTVTNCTFTNNTATSFGGAIENRGSLVVYGSTFIKNIANGEGGGAIDNWSDSTTATSVVSFSQFINNGECSIYEDSGSVSADNNWWGSNNPVWANLISGMSNPTQWLYMTMEVTPTTINNTQTSLVTVSFNNYYNGTTVTPFNPSTGHIPDGTPVNLTSALGSFNPVITTTVNGIATALFTANQTGTGNLKAVTDNQTATELLTVNPAAYLYLNVTSSKDNPTVGETFVLTYKLSNSGPNNATNVTMSFQVPSGLEFVSASVDNGTWSYNPLYRTVTWNLTNVAVGDPYLYLTVKALGSGSYTIIPTITSDTYNRNTEPLTPFTVNVQAQNNSNDNTVNAASTTKTVPMQHTGMPIAGLITAILAIFGGMLPRRK, encoded by the coding sequence ATGCGAAAACAAATAAAGCCTAAAGCACAAGTTATGTTCATTTTACTCACCATTTTTGCTATCATGGTTTCAATATCTAGTGTCAGTGCAGCTTCGACGGTTTATGTTAACGCAACAGGAGGTAATGACTCCAACATCGGAACCATTGACCATCCTTACCAGACGATAGCTCAAGGAATAAGCAGTGTTGATGAAAATGGAACAGTACACATCGCAGATGGAACCTACAGTGGAACAGGCAACACCAACATCACAATCAACAAAAACATGAATATCAACGGCCAAAGCCAGACAGGAACCATAATCAACGGAACAGACACCAACTGGATATTCCACATTAACAGTGGGGTTACTGCAACCATCACGAATTTAACACTAACTCAAGGTAATGCAACTTCTTATGGCGGTGCTATTTATAATTATGGTACGTTAACCGTGACTAATTGTACATTCACCAACAACACAGCAACTTCTTTTGGTGGTGCTATTGAAAATAGGGGTTCTCTGGTGGTTTATGGAAGCACATTCATAAAGAACATAGCAAATGGTGAAGGTGGTGGAGCCATTGATAATTGGAGTGATTCTACTACTGCTACTTCTGTGGTTTCATTCAGCCAGTTCATTAACAACGGAGAGTGTTCTATATATGAAGATAGTGGTTCAGTGAGTGCTGATAATAACTGGTGGGGTTCTAATAATCCAGTATGGGCAAATCTCATATCTGGAATGTCAAATCCTACACAATGGTTATACATGACAATGGAAGTCACACCAACCACTATCAACAACACACAGACCAGTTTAGTCACAGTTAGCTTCAACAACTACTATAATGGTACTACAGTTACTCCATTCAATCCGAGCACAGGACACATCCCAGACGGAACACCTGTAAATCTTACTAGTGCATTGGGAAGTTTCAATCCTGTAATAACCACAACTGTTAATGGTATTGCAACAGCATTGTTCACAGCAAACCAGACAGGAACCGGTAATCTAAAAGCAGTTACGGATAATCAAACAGCTACAGAACTCTTAACAGTGAATCCAGCAGCATACTTGTACCTGAACGTTACAAGTTCCAAGGATAACCCAACGGTGGGTGAAACATTCGTTTTAACCTACAAACTCAGTAACAGCGGACCAAACAATGCAACTAATGTAACGATGTCTTTCCAGGTACCATCTGGTTTGGAATTTGTAAGTGCAAGTGTTGATAACGGAACATGGAGTTACAACCCACTATACAGAACTGTAACTTGGAACCTAACTAACGTGGCTGTTGGAGACCCTTATCTTTACCTCACGGTCAAGGCATTGGGAAGTGGAAGTTACACCATCATACCAACAATAACCTCAGACACATACAATAGAAACACAGAGCCACTAACACCGTTCACGGTCAACGTACAAGCACAAAACAATAGTAACGACAATACAGTGAACGCTGCATCAACAACAAAAACAGTTCCAATGCAACATACTGGTATGCCAATAGCAGGACTTATAACGGCAATCCTTGCAATATTCGGTGGAATGTTACCAAGAAGAAAATAA